The DNA segment CCCCGGCAGTCTCTCGTGAGTCCCCACCTAAAAGTGCTGGCAACACAAGACAAGGGTTGCGCTCGTTGCGGGACTTAACCCAACATCTCACGACACGAGCTGACGACAACCATGCACCACCTGTACACCAGTCCGAAGACGCACACATCTCTGCATGATTCCGGTGCATGTCAAGCCTTGGTAAGGTTCTTCGCGTTGCATCGAATTAATCCGCATGCTCCGCCGCTTGTGCGGGCCCCCGTCAATTCCTTTGAGTTTTAGCCTTGCGGCCGTACTCCCCAGGCGGGGCACTTAATGCGTTAGCTACGGTACAGAACCCATGGAAATAGGCCCCACACCTAGTGCCCAACGTTTACGGCATGGACTACCAGGGTATCTAATCCTGTTCGCTCCCCATGCTTTCGCTCCTCAGCGTCAGTAACGGCCCAGTAACCTGCCTTCGCCATCGGTGTTCCTCCTGATATCTGCGCATTCCACCGCTACACCAGGAATTCCAGTTACCCCTACCGCACTCTAGTCTGCCCGTACCCACTGCAGCCCCGGAGTTAAGCCCCGGTCTTTCACAGCAGACGCGACAAACCGCCTACGAGCTCTTTACGCCCAATAATTCCGGACAACGCTCGCGCCCTACGTATTACCGCGGCTGCTGGCACGTAGTTAGCCGGCGCTTATTCAACACCTACCCTCAACTTTCGCCTTGTTCAGTGTTAAAAGGAGTTTACAACCCGAAAGCCTTCATCCCCCACGCGGCGTCGCTGCATCAGACTTGCGTCCATTGTGCAATATTCCCCACTGCTGCCTCCCGTAGGAGTCTGGGCCGTATCTCAGTCCCAATGTGGCCGGTCACCCTCTCAGGCCGGCTACCCGTCGAAGCCTTGGTAGGCCATCACCCCACCAACAAGCTGATAGGCCGTGAGCCCATCCCCCACCAGAAACCCTTTCCAACACCCACCATGCGGCAGGAGCAGAATATCCAGTATTAGACCCCGTTTCCAAGGCTTATCCCGAAGAAGGGGGCAGGTTACTCACGTATTACTCACCCGTTCGCCACTAATCCACCCCAGCAAGCTGGAGCTTCATCGTTCGACTTGCATGTGTTAAGCACGCCGCCAGCGTTCGTCCTGAGCCAGGATCAAACTCTCCAAACAAAAACCAAACACCCCAAAGGGTATCCAATCAATACAGTCCGAAAAGCCAAAACAGGCTCAACAAAACAGACAAACCAAAACTAGCTCATCCAAAATAAAATAAAGAAAACACACCAACCAAAAACAGTCAGCATGCAATCCAAACAAAAACAATCATTATAAAAAGCTGACACACTATTGAGATATCAAACAACACACCCACACCCAACAACCACCCAGAAAAACCAGGCAACCATCAAGAAGGATAACCCCACCAAACTAACACACAACCACACTCAAGTCAAAACCCAAGCCAGTCACACATCAACAAGGAAGGAAACCATCACCACCAGAACACTAACCGCGCTCCTCGGCGACAAGAAAAAACAATACCCACCCACACAACCAACCGTCAAACCAAAACAACGTAAGCACTACCACAAAGCCATTTTCCAGCGTCGTTTCAAGACAATTTCAGAACGTAAGCGAGGTGACACTATTTTAAGTGGACACCATTCCGCGTCATGAGATAGATAGTCCACCTCATGGACTATGGAACAGTTTCAACGACGTGCAATTGCCCGCCAACTCTTACACTCAGCCTACGTCACATTCACACCAGTAGACACCCGCCCCCTCATATGGTTTAATATTAAACAATCGATTTTTCGGCTCTGACATCGAAAACCATTCATACATTGACTGCTTAGAAAGGCACCTAATGAAGAAGATCGCCGTCATCGTCGGAAGCACCCGTCACGGATCCTGGAATCGCGCAATTGCTGAAGATCTCGTCTCGATGCTCCCCGACGGCTACGAAGCAGAATTTCTGTCCATCGCAGACCTTCCGTTCTACGATCAAGATTGGGATACACCAGAAGCAATCCCAGCCGCAGTCACCGAACTACGAGCCAAAGCCGACGCAGCTGATGGTTTCATCATCACCACTCCGGAATACAACCGCTCAATGTCGGCAGTGTTGAAGAACGCACTCGATATCCTTTCGCGCCCATACGGAGCACAAACCTTCTCCGGCAAACCCACCCTCGTCGCTAGCGCATCTCCTGGAGGCTTCGGCGGTTTCGGCGCTATTCGCGATCTACGTAACGTTCTCGCATTCTTAGATGCACAAGTTATTGCGCAACCAGAAATTTACTTGAGCTTTATTCATAATCTCTACGTTGAGAACAAGCTCAACGATGACACTGCAGCCTTCTTGCGTACCGCAGTTGCAAAGTTCGTGGCCGCTTTTCCACCAGAAGCGAAGTAAGGCGATTTTCCATCACCAAAACCGGATAATGGAATCGTAAGGAAATGTTCTATAGAGAGAGGAAAGAAGATGACCAAGGGTTTCACCGGCTCCTCAGTTCTATCTGAAAGCCTACAAAAAGTTTTGACCGACGTCACCGCACTGTCCCTAGTTGGAAAGCAGTTGCATTGGAACGTCGTAGGTGTTGGCTTCCGTGGCCTGCACCTCTACCTAGACGAGGTCGTTGCTATTGCACGCGCAGCATCTGACGAAGTTGCTGAGCGCATGCGCGCAATCAACCTTGTTCCAGATGGTCGCCCGCAAAGCGTTGGAGAACTCACCAGCCTGCCAGCAGTCAAGGAAACTATCGTTTCCACCGAGGAAGCAGTCGTGGCAGCAGTTGCCGCGATTAACGCAACCGTTGGCACAATGCGTCAGGTTCACGAAAAGGTCGACGCCGAAGATCCGGCTTCTGCCGACATCCTGCTAGACTACGTCCGCCAGCTTGAACAGCAAGCTTGGTTTATTGGATCATCAGTCGACAAGGCTTGAGCTTTAAACAAAAATTGGGGCGAACCACGGTTCGCCCCAATTTTTTATACAGTCACTTAAGTTACTTATCGACGACGTCGAGGCCCAACTCTTGGGACGCCTCTTGAACCGACCCAAGGTTCTTCACATCAGTAAAGCCGATGCTCTCCATGTAGCCTTTGGCTCCATCCGCACGGTTTCCAGAACGGCAATACAAGATATAAGCTGCGGACTTGTCCAGATCTTTAACCTGGTTTTGGAATTCAGCATCGTTGACGTCGAAGTTGACCGCGCCAGCAACATGCCCGGTAGCGAATTCTTCTGGGGTGCGAACATCAATAATCATTGGGTTTTGGTCTTTCTTCGTATCCATCATCTGGGAGCTATTACTGGACACTGATTCGGTGGCGGTATTTGGCTGGGCTTGCTCAGGAGCTGAACAACCGGCCAGAACAAGGCACACACCGCACACAGCGCCAGTAAAAATTTTCTGCATCATAACGCTCATTGTAGTCTAAAACGTTTGCTTTGCGAGAAGCTCCTTTAATTCACTAATTTCGGCACGCAGATCAGCGATTTCTTTCTTAGTTGCCGTCTGGTGAACCTCAGACTCCTCACTAACTGTTTCAACAATCCATGACGCAAGCGTTGCCGTAACAATACCGGTCAGCGCGATTCCACCAACCATGAGGAGCAAGGCAATAACACGTCCCGTCGTCGTCACCGGGAATAGATCCCCGTAACCCACGGTAGTAATCGTAACGAACGCCCACCACAACGAATCCCCGAAGTTAGCAAGCATCGTCCCCGGCGCCCGGCGCTCCGCATCGAGCACCGCGATTGCTGAAATAAGAACCAACATCGTCACAGCACACACCGCATAGACAACGATTTTTCCGCGAAATCCCACCGTTACCCGCTGGCCCAGAACCTTCACAAACGCCAGCAGACGCAGCATGCGTAGCGGACGTAACAGCGGCAAAAGCACGATCACAAGATCGAACAAATTTCGCAGAAACCAGGATCGCCGATTATCTGCAATAATCAGGCGAACGCAATAATCGACGATGAAAACTCCCCAGATTACATTCATTGCCAACTCCATGCGCAACCGGGAAAGCCCCTGGAGATCGCCAATAACTTCCCAGCCGTAAAAGACCAGAAAAACCACAGCCAAAATCACCATCGGGAGCTCAGTTCGCTGCTCCCATTTTTCTACTCGACTCATGTTCACACCTCTTCATTTCGCAAGCTCATACCTCACTATATCCACCGGCGGATCAGCAGGCAGTTGCGGATAATGCTGATG comes from the Arcanobacterium phocisimile genome and includes:
- a CDS encoding NAD(P)H-dependent oxidoreductase, whose translation is MKKIAVIVGSTRHGSWNRAIAEDLVSMLPDGYEAEFLSIADLPFYDQDWDTPEAIPAAVTELRAKADAADGFIITTPEYNRSMSAVLKNALDILSRPYGAQTFSGKPTLVASASPGGFGGFGAIRDLRNVLAFLDAQVIAQPEIYLSFIHNLYVENKLNDDTAAFLRTAVAKFVAAFPPEAK
- a CDS encoding Dps family protein: MTKGFTGSSVLSESLQKVLTDVTALSLVGKQLHWNVVGVGFRGLHLYLDEVVAIARAASDEVAERMRAINLVPDGRPQSVGELTSLPAVKETIVSTEEAVVAAVAAINATVGTMRQVHEKVDAEDPASADILLDYVRQLEQQAWFIGSSVDKA
- a CDS encoding rhodanese-like domain-containing protein produces the protein MMQKIFTGAVCGVCLVLAGCSAPEQAQPNTATESVSSNSSQMMDTKKDQNPMIIDVRTPEEFATGHVAGAVNFDVNDAEFQNQVKDLDKSAAYILYCRSGNRADGAKGYMESIGFTDVKNLGSVQEASQELGLDVVDK
- a CDS encoding potassium channel family protein, whose product is MSRVEKWEQRTELPMVILAVVFLVFYGWEVIGDLQGLSRLRMELAMNVIWGVFIVDYCVRLIIADNRRSWFLRNLFDLVIVLLPLLRPLRMLRLLAFVKVLGQRVTVGFRGKIVVYAVCAVTMLVLISAIAVLDAERRAPGTMLANFGDSLWWAFVTITTVGYGDLFPVTTTGRVIALLLMVGGIALTGIVTATLASWIVETVSEESEVHQTATKKEIADLRAEISELKELLAKQTF